The following coding sequences are from one Halobacteriovorax sp. JY17 window:
- a CDS encoding SWIB/MDM2 domain-containing protein, which produces MSEEKGLKKPVKLKSDLAAMLSATELPRTEITKKLWDYIKENKLQTKTENGAPENAGKYIVADATLLPIFKNTKSTSKSGKLTDLTSMKEGETINMMQMAAVVGANIEK; this is translated from the coding sequence ATGTCAGAAGAAAAAGGATTAAAGAAGCCAGTTAAGTTAAAGTCTGATTTAGCAGCAATGCTAAGTGCAACAGAATTACCTAGAACTGAAATCACTAAAAAACTTTGGGATTATATTAAAGAAAATAAGTTACAAACAAAAACTGAAAATGGTGCTCCTGAAAATGCAGGAAAGTACATTGTAGCTGATGCGACATTACTTCCAATTTTTAAGAATACAAAGTCTACTAGTAAGTCTGGAAAACTAACTGACCTTACAAGTATGAAAGAAGGTGAGACTATCAACATGATGCAAATGGCAGCTGTTGTTGGTGCGAATATCGAAAAGTAA
- a CDS encoding transporter substrate-binding domain-containing protein, translated as MKILLLFTLVALSSNTFARKEIIVGGYEFPPFVSINDGKPQGMTLDLIELLNKSQNKYLFKFTLTTSKRRYKDFSENKYSLIFFENIIWGWQAEPIAPSRVILNGGEVFIAKAIPGRDESFFNTLKDKTILGIIGYHYKFANLVTNREYLQKYFKMELGTGHRENINSVIDRDSPTIAIVTKSYLNLFLSKNPTLRSKLLISSKFDQIYRHTILVRQNTAPGISEINELIDKLKKKGELDKVWQKYGIKN; from the coding sequence ATGAAAATACTTCTCTTATTCACCTTGGTCGCTTTAAGTAGCAATACTTTCGCAAGAAAGGAAATTATCGTTGGCGGCTACGAGTTTCCTCCCTTCGTCTCTATTAATGACGGGAAGCCCCAAGGTATGACTCTCGACCTCATTGAGCTGCTAAATAAATCTCAAAATAAGTATTTATTTAAATTCACTCTTACAACTTCTAAGAGAAGATATAAGGATTTTAGTGAAAATAAATATAGCCTTATTTTCTTTGAAAATATTATTTGGGGCTGGCAAGCAGAACCCATTGCTCCATCTCGCGTAATCCTAAATGGTGGAGAGGTATTCATAGCGAAAGCTATTCCAGGGCGTGATGAGAGCTTTTTTAATACATTAAAAGATAAAACAATTCTTGGTATTATTGGCTACCACTACAAGTTTGCAAACCTAGTGACTAATAGAGAGTACTTACAAAAATATTTTAAAATGGAGCTTGGTACAGGACATAGAGAAAATATTAATTCTGTAATTGATAGAGATTCCCCTACGATTGCAATAGTGACAAAGTCCTACTTGAACCTCTTTTTAAGTAAGAATCCAACTCTTCGAAGTAAATTACTTATAAGTAGTAAGTTTGATCAAATATATCGCCATACAATTCTTGTGAGACAGAATACTGCTCCAGGAATATCTGAAATAAATGAGCTCATTGATAAATTAAAAAAGAAAGGTGAATTAGATAAAGTTTGGCAAAAATACGGAATTAAAAATTAG
- a CDS encoding class I SAM-dependent methyltransferase, producing MNFLNDKILNYSIEKSSSPSEVCNELEEFTIENHPLHRMLCGKLEASLLGFLINLSGARNILELGTFTGYSALAMAEALPEDGQVITIDKNKKISTISNQFWNKSEHGKKIHQLFGDGLEVLSSLNKKFDLIFIDADKRNYQAYFDKCLDLLAEGGFIVVDNVLWSGRVVPDFIEEVEADKSTKYLVEFNDYISEREDLIKTLLPIRDGIYLIKKDEK from the coding sequence TTGAACTTTCTAAACGATAAAATCTTAAACTACTCAATTGAAAAGTCGTCGAGTCCAAGCGAAGTGTGTAATGAACTTGAAGAGTTTACAATTGAAAATCACCCTCTTCATCGTATGCTCTGTGGTAAGTTAGAAGCATCACTTTTAGGCTTTCTTATTAATTTAAGCGGAGCTCGTAATATTTTAGAGCTTGGAACTTTTACTGGGTATTCGGCCTTGGCAATGGCCGAAGCTCTTCCTGAAGATGGACAGGTAATCACCATTGATAAGAATAAGAAAATATCTACCATTTCAAATCAATTTTGGAACAAATCTGAACATGGTAAGAAAATTCATCAACTCTTTGGAGATGGCCTTGAGGTCCTATCTTCTCTAAATAAGAAATTCGATCTAATTTTTATTGATGCAGATAAGAGGAATTACCAAGCCTATTTCGATAAGTGTTTAGACCTTTTAGCAGAAGGAGGGTTCATTGTTGTGGATAATGTTCTGTGGTCGGGAAGAGTTGTTCCAGACTTTATAGAAGAAGTTGAAGCAGACAAGAGTACAAAATATCTAGTAGAATTTAATGATTATATTTCTGAGAGAGAAGACTTAATAAAAACACTCCTACCCATTAGAGATGGAATCTATCTCATTAAAAAGGATGAAAAGTAA
- a CDS encoding TM2 domain-containing protein, with protein sequence MATYIMKGEERVIDTHSKLLGYILWAFGFTGVHRFYYGKPITGTIWLFTAGVFGIGWIVDFFLIPSMDDEADRTYWDGRVEYSIAWLLLLFVGVLGIHRFYMGKIGTGIIYILTGGLFGIGILYDLWTLNEQINDANVTLKKSHID encoded by the coding sequence ATGGCCACATATATAATGAAAGGCGAAGAGAGAGTCATCGATACACATAGTAAACTTCTTGGTTATATTCTCTGGGCATTTGGTTTTACTGGCGTTCATAGATTCTATTATGGAAAACCAATAACTGGAACTATATGGTTATTTACTGCAGGTGTCTTTGGTATCGGATGGATTGTGGACTTCTTTTTAATTCCAAGTATGGACGATGAGGCAGATAGGACATATTGGGATGGTCGCGTCGAATATAGTATTGCTTGGCTATTACTGCTCTTTGTAGGAGTTCTTGGTATTCACAGATTCTATATGGGAAAAATTGGAACAGGGATAATTTATATTCTGACAGGAGGGCTCTTTGGAATAGGTATCCTCTACGATCTTTGGACTTTAAATGAACAAATTAACGATGCTAATGTGACTCTTAAAAAGAGTCACATAGATTGA